A genomic region of Aspergillus oryzae RIB40 DNA, chromosome 1 contains the following coding sequences:
- the gtb3 gene encoding glycosyltransferase family 4 protein (predicted protein), translating to MPDTANDRTDQLCYPMVNDLEKISSFSSPWNRRQTVRFSASWLSITGSRRVSPFHLTFPRCCPRSLSLTRPRSEKVPLNVSQRLVTLSNKLLSVPNIQRRKPSSFGVYLGSFSSPPDRDQLRLLNEWDLLIVDPFQSGTAQAIRYVEGKQLLGRVDLDRILSKDESTLSAIEKIENLLTGTFDSANFSGMVLANWEGKFPTPVFTKLVEVIDELGLAVYLETAPPDFLKDHNSMQNPAISGIVIQNASILPEGQKRDYFQLVKMQPTIKAFVSEACVRDFVVMAWETIDDNAALSNAVVQRSLQWCNFYSAIPWIGQKSALTNAALNVKISEPLSSFGWLKDAEIIKAHDRWRSNLHLKDVASDTNAWNTLLPFFPTLEELLTSSEYGQPESNELTTKLRDPPEWVAQVKSLGSPLSISMAGIEYNSLGCFPLGSEATALAFAEVLQSQLRLKSLGLLHPVPASKIQSIGLLLKKFHESYLLPNATSSDPYVIPNATSDQLATTIKELSNLATNGSLQVNLGLDSGLRKSVDVRFWAVYQMDSDGFEVFASKKAQGLAGTVLHTFLSAKGYPRHVCFEVETALAKWSQDLVKDTGLPRRLVEDIDMLSPEERLLLFQHLSLTDSYSELSDTICAYIRRLLIDAPSLAQLKELNTVSYLEGSASPEILVNTRIKWYREQGCQHPSPSKCLALFYQTDAAFTQILREHREGDLALISKGFCQLLQNDHIDTYTDIMALALFCAARKGAIDEIYTEVTDRNPLFNNQSDQAAAFSESFALGSRCEVYFDVQPSAFGKLLSDRFRREYNDEKLPDWINGAPEMATSYAGAQIDVNPDHKVKSMPGYQRFTFLGVFAFPALIDIILLTIIGRGLYLSAFMTHDELQSATIALMISLLLSGAIGTMIACGGPYYLISMAFAASNMFVLIRLIAGVAFTIAAGLIGFIVISGVKSPQAGIIFYLYLVALTIYLTTFATLASFSYPGTGFLSGRKVIFSCIPILFVSPIITTWSGHDSAIYLAVLYVFIGFLLLGLRSVASKWVTWYQNIRRTDDTEIRKWYIATYGNNDEKVFGNMSDPAVLKMSRDALYKDVLAEKSRSFFSKPTTDTLVRELARDWDSTNFLLDWYCRYADVPRPIPFSSSWNIQTKVGLDVLRNSQKGIRLHNAFIHWRQSSKEIGCGILYFIIALLDKWVELLSGGQLVGLSTSLSDANRMAVGFGLAYYLIGAVLIDTKAQELHDLVGQHSAVAVGSAKEIRPSQKRDVRFKRKVYWKTFFKFLMWLVWSLAIATALIWTFQAPVQAMIMFFAYVLSYTGLLWYQYTKIFTGPHALIPLMTGVVVGLPVGIALKVCLGNNFLYSQVIGLGAATWTVAILSLFTAKMGMPKKVDSPVELGKTFHAYTAPWADPEWSQQELQTFFEGVSVVPADARLKLVPGSHPGVEVKTILLSRKIEPRIEEAFPESEKLISMALGAWETGEISLELVPLGSLGPNIQALSCSMSGHLQIAICVGRGLDERIDVSANCQVIAETLLHAVAESMMRMPHEYAVLSESLVTAGVTETTARQLREEPDTPLVVRWSKKELLRQLCLGFEVDSHWEKLPENVRNMLLDRCLGRPCLLSEGSQQWLQTSLCRFDTSDLNVHVARCNLGAATAVSILDYANYGTGEAGAIKDPEIPIYIPEIPKKLPMAMSIIQKPLSYVYHSIGSGVKFFIAALLADSEFQREFDHVMSERHTLIRVPLVFLLNMVWLYFKTVQDIGLSFFLFHGRSNVKRLWNETKGITVSIKKSRFVVQSLEGTFAAFRHNEPDGGFKVYYYSGEHKTEPEGMKLLKYVSTYSKDMLLLIRQEFKDGKVLNEYHYDYRAPTKKSFTLSKAWATRIPLGRRCVRGQNNLQSVQYNRKGLIEAGSYMKDGNLIRFKYHYRKNPRFGDELLRAEFSLTHITCTVSWCAPPLRHPEKVERWIPHSKVTEATFVQGADVYEARWLYDHKFHPTIFTTLNGQKVQTPPMIENDFIGVLAKPKQTSFANDNPLLYCDSLSSNTVTRFLGLTTKRFPVSTSRARSLLWKSWKDRVDFDAIMVRWMDERLLRREKTLAPYWRARNRGDLAAAKKYLELRADAITASADLDDNISSWTPLAVKISDLFNFGPGGDAVVHTRSKDFGSDTDKSMHVMAADNGTWPNEGGGVSACRRDMINSLRTVKWHMICESANDFGIPKHQTEQNVLSLKVVPLWGLDFLTPTHGLFRNKLDSEVDNVTSASDMDIKLNFIPILTALVKGARATHLSKADIHQATRALVNLNTYFQDSRHWTQIWNSDIVKESWRDLWLTQEMPNTVPSSQWFRTELPTLTSLDTALELWYRYLFIFSIPIPEKIPSVFQASHHSVSASYGVVCKMKRNCTLQIWDHAISWRETNLCLSSALCKLSPFVRNALLGLMRITSALTLHHADIILPCADFFNPGWEVEIGTCQGTIEHRNVFRRKVDPVVNGITDMQKFAPVKEIKSERPTVTMLSHVWYAKDIKIALLAADIIINQWKFDDYHLDIYGAIDKAPTYSTECQEIIASKGLRGKVTLRGTADPMKVLENTWLFLNSSLSEGLPLALGEAALTGAPVVCTDVGASLRVLSDPDDFSRYSAVVAPNDAHALAKAQITMLGLLGEWSKYTDDTEPAPVLTSSPTPEDVAKITRRMYEKSDYRRKLGMMTRDIVQKSFSGDRYLREHEQMLWIGKSAKIMANRVGGAITEPTDIATAMRQTLPIEEEVITIPRSAVHSWRSSAASGMSTVYSEVSNFPMLNGYHRPSSIRSGISGMSTDTESFLPLPSNASLPVFAPRQTLGYPSTPDGRLSPSGRLSPLPNPRNSGRRSMSTAGREQLRGLGREELNPYRNSDVSTIMRDEFLKSSIYKNIEGSNSTPNMI from the exons ATGCCAGACACCGCCAATGACCGTACAGATCAATTGTGCTACCCAATGGTCAATGACTTGGAGAAAATCTCTTCGTTTTCGTCCCCATGGAATCGGAGGCAAACTGTCCGCTTTTCTGCATCATGGCTCTCCATCACTGGTTCTCGTCGAGTGTCACCGTTCCATCTAACTTTTCCTCGGTGCTGTCCGAGAAGTTTGTCGTTA ACAAGGCCACGTTCAGAGAAAGTGCCGCTCAATGTATCTCAACGGTTGGTTACTCTTTCCAACAAGTTGCTCAGTGTGCCAAACATTCAAAGACGCAAGCCGTCTTCTTTTGGCGTCTATCTGGGTTCATTCAGTTCCCCGCCAGATCGGGATCAGCTTCGGCTTCTGAATGAATGGGACCTGTTGATAGTTGACCCTTTTCAGTCGGGCACGGCCCAAGCAATCCGTTATGTGGAGGGTAAGCAGTTATTGGGAAGAGTTGACCTTGATCGTATCCTCTCAAAGGACGAGTCCACATTGTCAGCAATTGAAAAGATTGAAAACCTTCTCACCGGCACATTCGATAGTGCTAACTTCAGCGGCATGGTACTGGCCAACTGGGAAGGAAAGTTTCCCACCCCGGTTTTCACTAAGCTTGTCGAGGTGATCGATGAGTTGGGTTTGGCAGTGTACCTGGAGACGGCACCCCCGGACTTTCTAAAGGACCACAACTCCATGCAGAACCCTGCAATTTCCGGAATCGTTATTCAAAATGCCAGTATACTGCCAGAAGGCCAGAAGCGCGACTATTTTCAACTCGTGAAGATGCAACCCACCATCAAGGCGTTCGTCTCCGAAGCTTGTGTGAGGGATTTCGTGGTGATGGCGTGGGAGACAATCGATGACAATGCCGCGTTATCAAATGCTGTTGTCCAAAGATCTCTTCAGTGGTGTAACTTTTATAGTGCGATCCCGTGGATAGGCCAGAAGTCGGCTCTCACAAATGCTGCCCTTAATGTCAAGATCTCAGagcctctctcctcttttggATGGCTGAAAGATGCCGAAATCATCAAAGCTCACGATCGCTGGCGCTCAAATTTACATCTCAAGGATGTTGCATCCGACACGAACGCTTGGAATACATTGTTGCCGTTTTTCCCCACCCTGGAAGAATTGCTTACCTCGTCGGAATATGGTCAGCCTGAGAGCAACGAGTTGACGACAAAACTCCGTGATCCACCGGAGTGGGTAGCACAGGTAAAATCTCTAGGGAGTCCACTTTCCATATCAATGGCCGGCATTGAATATAACTCTCTTGGTTGCTTCCCGCTTGGATCTGAGGCGACAGCACTTGCCTTTGCTGAAGTCCTTCAGTCTCAATTGCGCCTTAAATCACTGGGCTTGCTCCACCCGGTTCCTGCTTCCAAGATTCAGAGCATCGGTCTGCTCCTCAAGAAATTTCACGAATCTTATTTGCTTCCCAACGCAACCAGCTCAGATCCTTACGTTATTCCAAACGCAACCTCGGACCAACTGGCGACTACGATCAAGGAACTGTCGAATCTGGCAACTAACGGCTCATTGCAGGTCAACCTTGGATTGGACTCAGGACTTCGTAAGAGCGTCGACGTGCGCTTTTGGGCAGTTTATCAGATGGACTCAGATGGATTTGAAGTTTTTGCTTCGAAAAAGGCCCAAGGTTTAGCAGGAACTGTACTGCATACATTCTTGTCTGCAAAAGGTTACCCCCGCCACGTTTGTTTTGAGGTAGAAACCGCTTTAGCCAAATGGTCCCAGGACCTCGTCAAGGATACAGGGCTTCCTCGCCGACTCGTCGAAGACATCGACATGCTGAGCCCAGAAGAGCGACTGCTTCTATTTCAGCATCTCTCCTTGACCGACTCATACAGTGAGCTCTCCGATACTATCTGTGCTTACATTCGGAGACTGCTTATCGATGCACCTTCACTCGCTCAGCTGAAGGAGCTTAACACGGTCTCATATCTTGAAGGCTCGGCTTCTCCCGAAATTTTGGTTAATACCCGCATCAAATGGTACCGAGAACAGGGATGCCAACATCCGTCACCATCCAAATGTCTCGCATTATTCTACCAGACGGATGCTGCTTTTACTCAGATCCTAAGGGAGCATCGCGAGGGAGACCTTGCTTTGATATCAAAGGGCTTCTGCCAGCTGCTTCAAAATGATCACATCGATACGTATACtgatatcatggcattgGCACTTTTCTGCGCTGCGAGGAAAGGAGCAATCGATGAGATTTATACTGAAGTGACCGATCGTAACCCGTTGTTCAACAATCAGTCAGACCAAGCGGCTGCTTTCTCAGAATCGTTTGCTTTAGGGTCACGTTGTGAGGTCTACTTTGATGTTCAGCCTAGCGCTTTTGGAAAGCTGCTCTCGGATCGTTTCAGAAGGGAGTACAACGATGAAAAGCTCCCCGATTGGATCAATGGCGCGCCTGAGATGGCCACATCTTATGCGGGTGCCCAAATTGACGTTAACCCGGATCACAAGGTTAAATCGATGCCTGGTTACCAGCGATTTACTTTCCTCGGTGTTTTCGCATTCCCGGCATTGATCGACATCATTCTGCTCACAATTATCGGCCGTGGTCTCTACCTTTCAGCCTTCATGACCCATGACGAGCTGCAAAGTGCCACCATCGCTTTGATgatctctcttctcctatCTGGTGCAATCGGTACGATGATTGCCTGTGGAGGACCCTACTATCTCATTTCGATGGCTTTCGCAGCTTCAAACATGTTTGTCCTTATCCGACTAATTGCTGGTGTTGCGTTTACAATTGCTGCTGGTTTAATCGGATTCATCGTTATCTCTGGCGTGAAAAGCCCACAGGCTGGAATTATCTTCTATCTGTACCTAGTCGCCTTGACCATTTACCTGACGACCTTCGCTACCCTCGCTAGCTTTAGTTACCCTGGAACCGGTTTCTTGTCCGGACGCAAAGTGATCTTCAGCTGCATCCCCATTCTTTTCGTCTCACCTATCATCACTACTTGGAGCGGCCACGATTCAGCTATTTACCTCGCTGTGCTATACGTGTTCATCGGGTTTTTGCTTCTCGGCTTGCGATCAGTTGCCTCCAAATGGGTGACCTGGTATCAAAACATTAGAAGGACGGACGATACGGAAATTCGGAAATGGTACATTGCCACGTACGGTAATAATGACGAGAAGGTTTTTGGAAACATGAGTGACCCGGCTGTCTTGAAAATGTCAAGAGATGCTCTCTATAAGGATGTCTTGGCTGAGAAGTCCCGGAGCTTCTTCTCTAAGCCCACAACTGATACGCTGGTCCGCGAGCTTGCCAGGGACTGGGATTCGACAAATTTCCTCCTCGACTGGTACTGTCGTTATGCTGATGTGCCTCGGCCGATTCCGTTCAGTTCTTCTTGGAATATCCAGACCAAGGTCGGACTAGACGTTCTTCGGAATTCCCAGAAAGGAATCCGGTTGCATAATGCCTTCATCCATTGGCGCCAATCGAGCAAAGAAATAGGCTGTGGAATCCTGTACTTTATCATAGCCCTCTTGGACAAATGGGTTGAGTTATTGAGTGGTGGACAACTCGTTGGtctctcaacctcccttTCTGATGCCAATCGAATGGCAGTCGGATTTGGACTGGCTTACTACCTCATTGGGGCCGTTCTCATCGATACCAAAGCCCAGGAACTCCATGATCTTGTGGGCCAGCATtcggctgttgctgtgggATCGGCCAAGGAGATACGTCCGTCCCAAAAGCGAGACGTGAGATTCAAGAGAAAAGTCTACTGGAAGACCTTTTTCAAATTCCTCATGTGGCTTGTGTGGAGCTTGGCTATTGCAACGGCTTTGATCTGGACTTTCCAAGCACCAGTGCAAGCGATGATCATGTTTTTCGCTTATGTATTGTCCTATACCGGCCTGCTTTGGTACCAATATACAAAGATCTTCACCGGCCCGCACGCCCTCATACCGCTGATGACTGGTGTTGTCGTCGGATTGCCTGTCGGTATCGCCCTCAAAGTATGCCTTGGCAATAACTTCTTGTACTCCCAGGTGATTGGTCTAGGAGCAGCTACATGGACAGTGGCTATCCTCTCCCTTTTCACCGCCAAGATGGGCATGCCCAAGAAAGTTGACTCACCTGTGGAGCTTGGGAAGACATTCCACGCATATACCGCTCCATGGGCGGATCCTGAGTGGTCACAACAAGAGTTACAGACATTCTTTGAAGGAGTCTCAGTCGTCCCTGCCGATGCACGGTTGAAACTTGTGCCCGGCTCGCATCCTGGTGTTGAAGTTAAAACTATTCTACTTTCGCGGAAGATAGAACCAAGAATCGAAGAGGCCTTCCCGGAGTCGGAAAAGCTCATCAGTATGGCCCTGGGTGCCTGGGAAACGGGCGAAATATCCCTTGAACTTGTGCCATTGGGCTCGCTTGGCCCCAACATCCAGGCGTTGAGCTGCAGTATGTCTGGTCATCTGCAGATAGCCATCTGCGTTGGACGAGGACTAGATGAGCGGATTGATGTCAGCGCTAACTGCCAGGTCATTGCCGAGACTCTACTCCACGCGGTCGCCGAATCAATGATGCGAATGCCCCACGAGTATGCCGTGCTTTCTGAATCGCTTGTTACTGCTGGTGTGACTGAAACGACCGCCCGACAACTTCGGGAGGAACCTGACACTCCACTCGTCGTACGCTGGTCAAAGAAGGAGCTTCTGCGGCAACTGTGTCTTGGATTTGAGGTCGACTCTCATTGGGAAAAACTGCCTGAGAATGTTAGGAACATGTTGTTGGATCGTTGTCTTGGTAGGCCATGTCTACTATCCGAGGGCAGTCAACAATGGCTTCAAACGAGTCTTTGTCGGTTTGACACAAGCGACTTGAATGTGCACGTTGCTCGCTGCAACCTGGGAGCTGCCACTGCTGTTAGTATCCTTGATTACGCGAATTACGGAACCGGTGAAGCAGGGGCCATCAAGGATCCGGAAATCCCGATATATATCCCAGAAATCCCGAAGAAGCTTCCTATGGCCATGTCCATCATCCAGAAGCCGTTGAGCTATGTATATCACTCTATTGGCTCTGGAGTCaagttcttcatcgctgcTTTACTTGCCGATTCCGAATTCCAGAGGGAATTTGATCATGTCATGAGTGAGCGCCACACATTAATTCGGGTACCGCTTGTGTTTTTGTTGAACATGGTTTGGTTGTATTTCAAAACGGTGCAAGATATTGGTTTGTCGTTTTTCTTATTCCATGGCCGGTCCAACGTGAAGCGGCTGTGGAACGAAACCAAGGGCATTACCGTCAGCATCAAAAAGAGTCGCTTTGTTGTGCAGAGCTTGGAAGGTACCTTCGCTGCTTTTAGGCATAACGAGCCCGATGGCGGCTTCAAGGTATATTATTACTCGGGAGAGCACAAGACAGAGCCAGAGGGCATGAAGCTTCTCAAATATGTCAGCACATATTCAAAGGATATGCTTCTGCTCATTCGCCAAGAGTTCAAGGACGGCAAGGTGCTCAACGAGTACCACTATGATTACCGCGCTCCAACAAAGAAGAGCTTTACCCTATCCAAGGCGTGGGCGACCAGAATCCCCTTGGGTCGGCGTTGCGTACGCGGACAAAACAACTTGCAAAGTGTTCAGTACAACCGCAAAGGTCTCATCGAAGCGGGCTCCTACATGAAGGATGGAAATCTTATTCGCTTCAAATATCATTACCGCAAGAACCCTCGCTTCGGTGATGAGCTGTTGCGCGCTGAGTTTTCGTTGACACATATCACTTGCACAGTTTCCTGGTGCGcgcctcctcttcgccatcCGGAAAAGGTTGAGCGATGGATCCCTCATTCTAAGGTCACCGAAGCGACGTTTGTCCAAGGAGCTGATGTCTACGAGGCTCGTTGGCTGTACGATCACAAGTTCCATCCCACGATTTTCACGACGCTTAATGGACAGAAGGTGCAGACACCTCCGATGATCGAAAACGACTTCATAGGAGTGCTCGCCAAACCTAAACAAACCAGCTTTGCGAACGATAACCCTCTTTTATACTGTGACAGCCTCAGCTCGAACACTGTCACCCGTTTCCTGGGGTTGACAACTAAGCGCTTCCCTGTATCCACTTCTCGTGCTCGTTCATTGCTATGGAAGTCTTGGAAAGACCGCGTAGATTTTGATGCAATTATGGTCCGTTGGATGGACGAGCGGCTCCtgcgaagagaaaagacccTGGCTCCCTACTGGCGTGCTCGTAATCGTGGTGATCTGGCAGCGGCGAAGAAATATCTTGAACTCCGCGCGGACGCCATCACCGCCAGCGCTGATTTGGATGACAACATCTCCAGCTGGACCCCTCTTGCGGTGAAGATTAGCGATCTTTTCAACTTCGGACCCGGAGGCGATGCGGTGGTCCACACCAGATCGAAGGACTTCGGCTCTGATACTGACAAGTCGATGCATGTCATGGCTGCTGATAATGGCACTTGGCCGAACGAAGGAGGTGGTGTCTCTGCCTGTCGACGTGATATGATTAATTCGCTAAGGACAGTCAAGTGGCACATGATTTGCGAATCAGCAAATGACTTTGGTATTCCCAAGCACCAGACGGAGCAAAATGTCCTTTCGTTGAAAGTGGTTCCTCTTTGGGGCTTGGACTTCCTCACTCCAACACATGGGCTTTTCAGGAACAAACTCGACTCGGAAGTTGATAATGTTACATCCGCCAGTGACATGGATATCAAGCTTAACTTCATCCCAATTCTGACTGCTCTGGTGAAGGGAGCGCGTGCGACTCACCTTTCAAAGGCTGATATCCACCAGGCGACTCGGGCTTTGGTCAACTTGAACACATACTTCCAGGACTCGCGGCATTGGACTCAGATCTGGAACAGCGACATTGTCAAAGAAAGCTGGAGAGACCTTTGGCTTACTCAAGAGATGCCTAATACCGTTCCATCATCCCAGTGGTTCCGCACCGAACTTCCAACCCTAACATCACTTGATACTGCCTTGGAACTTTGGTATCGAtatctcttcattttctccattcCAATTCCTGAGAAGATACCCAGCGTCTTTCAAGCATCGCATCACAGTGTTAGTGCGTCCTACGGGGTTGTAtgcaagatgaagagaaactgcACCTTGCAGATTTGGGACCACGCCATTAGTTGGCGTGAAACGAACCTCTGCCTGTCGTCCGCCCTGTGCAAGCTTTCTCCATTCGTTCGCAATGCTCTCTTAGGTTTAATGCGCATCACTTCAGCTCTTACTTTGCACCATGCCGATATCATTCTTCCTTGCGCTGATTTCTTCAATCCAGGCTGGGAGGTTGAAATTGGTACCTGTCAAGGAACCATTGAACATCGCAATGTTTTCCGCAGGAAGGTCGACCCCGTTGTCAATGGTATCACTGACATGCAAAAGTTCGCCCCTGTGAAGGAGATCAAGTCTGAGCGCCCGACAGTCACCATGTTGTCGCACGTGTGGTAtgccaaggatatcaagataGCTCTGCTTGCCGCCGACATCATTATCAACCAGTGGAAGTTTGATGATTATCACCTGGATATTTATGGGGCCATCGACAAGGCGCCAACATACTCTACTGAATGTCAAGAAATCATCGCCTCCAAGGGTCTCCGAGGCAAGGTTACTCTCCGTGGTACCGCAGATCCGATGAAGGTGCTCGAGAACACCTGGCTTTTCCTCAATTCGTCACTTTCCGAAGGTCTGCCCTTAGCTTTAGGTGAAGCTGCTCTGACCGGTGCCCCCGTGGTTTGTACTGATGTCGGTGCATCTCTTCGTGTTCTGAGCGACCCAGACGACTTCTCTCGTTACAGTGCCGTCGTCGCACCCAATGACGCTCACGCCCTCGCAAAAGCGCAGATCACcatgcttggccttctgggagAATGGAGCAAGTATACTGATGACACTGAGCCGGCACCTGTGCTCACTtcatctccaacaccagAGGATGTTGCCAAGATCACCCGCCGCATGTACGAGAAGAGCGATTATCGTCGCAAACTCGGCATGATGACCCGCGATATCGTCCAGAAATCATTCAGCGGCGACCGATACCTCCGTGAGCACGAGCAAATGCTGTGGATCGGCAAGTCTGCTAAGATTATGGCCAACCGAGTTGGAGGAGCCATCACCGAGCCCACAGACATTGCAACAGCCATGCGCCAGACTCTCccgattgaagaagaagtcatcaCCATCCCTCGCAGCGCCGTGCACTCGTGGCGTTCGTCTGCTGCATCGGGCATGTCGACAGTATACAGTGAGGTTTCCAATTTCCCAATGCTCAATGGCTACCACCGCCCATCCTCTATTCGCTCAGGTATAAGCGGTATGTCAACGGATACAGagtctttccttcctctccccagCAACGCCTCTCTCCCTGTCTTCGCTCCTCGTCAGACCCTGGGCTACCCCAGCACCCCTGACGGTCGTCTCTCACCTTCGGGGCGTCTCTCACCGCTACCAAACCCAAGGAACAGTGGTCGACGATCCATGTCAACCGCTGGCCGCGAGCAGCTACGTGGTCTCGGACGCGAAGAATTGAACCCTTACCGCAATTCCGACGTCAGTACCATCATGAGAGACGAATTTCTTAAATCAAGCATCTACAAGAACATAGAaggcagcaacagcacccCCAACATGATCTAA